The Brachionichthys hirsutus isolate HB-005 chromosome 8, CSIRO-AGI_Bhir_v1, whole genome shotgun sequence genome contains a region encoding:
- the sema3fb gene encoding semaphorin-3F: MQLDGLWTVHALLALSTFAFGNPVINEPLAAPRVFTSFKELKSTGTAHHFAYFLNTSDYRILRMDEDHDRMYVGSKDHILSMDLHDINKDPHIIHWPVSERRRMECLVSGKDADEECANFIRLIEPWNRTQLYICGTGAYNPVCTFVNRGRKPQTSMYLQMAQARGRASRAAEPSAVHETLGLKEEIFHLEPGKVESGKGKCSYDPKLNSVSALISGELYAGVYVDFMGTDSAIFRTLGRKTAMRTDQYNSRWLNDPTFIHVHLIPDSAERNDDKLYFFFREKSSEMGQSPVTQSRIGRICLNDDGGHCCLVNKWSTFLKARLICSVPGADGMETHFDELRDVYIQSTQDSKNPVIYGVFSVSGSVFKGSAVCVYSMADIRMVFNGPFAHKEGPNYQWVAYTGKIPYPRPGTCPGGTFTPNMKSTKDYPDEVINFMRNHPAMYNAVYPIHKRPLVVRTNAEYEFTTITVDQVTAADGNYEVLFLGTDKGTVQKVIVLPRDDLQTEELVLEEVEVFKVPTPITTMKISSKRQQLYVSSVVGLTQLALHRCDVYGEACADCCLARDPYCAWDGKSCSRYSASQKRSDPFRRSRRQDVKYGNPIRLCRGFNSNANKNTLEMVQYGVEGSSTFLECQARSPHAVIKWHLQRDNSDRRKEMRSDGRVLKTEQGLLLRSLQPSDSGMYQCTATEKNFKHSLVKLQLVVLSSRAVNNVLVEAAGGLVPSSLHSSSTQWTASAGQYKDLLTILSQPEMTLINQYCQDYWQFGDPLLGALKGKDLKELKEQKKPRNRRHHGEGEENEEQEEVET; this comes from the exons agctgaagtccaccgGTACTGCTCATCACTTCGCCTACTTCCTCAACACGTCCGATTATAGGATCCTGCGCATGGATGAGGACCATGATCGCATGTATGTTGGCAGCAAGGACCACATCCTGTCCATGGATCTCCACGACATCAACAAGGACCCACATATC ATCCACTGGCCAGTGTCCGAACGAAGAAGGATGGAGTGCCTAGTGAGCGGGAAGGATGCCGAC gAGGAGTGTGCGAACTTCATCCGTCTGATTGAGCCATGGAACCGAACTCAACTTTACATCTGTGGGACGGGAGCTTACAATCCAGTCTGCACTTTTGTCAACCGTGGGCGCAAACCTCAG ACGTCCATGTATCTGCAGATGGCCCAGGCCAGAGGAAGGGCTAGCCGCGCAGCTGAACCCAGTGCGGTGCACGAGACACTTGGACTAAAG GAGGAAATCTTCCATTTGGAGCCGGGCAAAGTGGAATCTGGGAAGGGAAAGTGTTCTTATGACCCGAAGCTCAACAGCGTGTCAGCTTTAATCA GTGGTGAACTGTACGCCGGGGTCTATGTTGACTTCATGGGAACCGACTCGGCCATTTTCCGAACACTGGGGAGAAAGACTGCCATGCGAACAGATCAGTACAACTCCAGATGGCTAAATG ACCCCACGTTCATCCATGTGCACCTCATCCCTGACAGCGCCGAGAGAAACGATGACAAGCTGTATTTCTTCTTCCGGGAGAAGTCCTCAGAGATGGGCCAGAGTCCCGTGACCCAGTCCCGTATCGGACGCATCTGCCTG AATGATGATGGAGGACACTGCTGTCTGGTCAACAAGTGGAGCACTTTCCTGAAGGCCAGGCTCATCTGCTCGGTGCCGGGGGCCGATGGCATGGAGACGCACTTCGATGAGCTCC GAGACGTTTACATACAGTCAACCCAGGATTCCAAAAATCCTGTGATATACGGCGTCTTCTCTGTGTCGGG GTCTGTCTTTAAAGGCTCAGCAGTTTGCGTCTACTCCATGGCTGACATCCGCATGGTCTTCAACGGACCCTTCGCCCACAAGGAGGGTCCCAATTACCAGTGGGTGGCCTACACTGGGAAGATCCCTTACCCTCGGCCCGGAACG tgCCCCGGAGGTACGTTCACCCCCAACATGAAGTCCACTAAGGACTATCCAGATGAAGTGATTAACTTTATGAGGAATCACCCCGCCATGTACAATGCCGTGTACCCGATACACAAGCGCCCCCTTGTGGTCAGGACAAATGCAGAGTATGAGTTCACCACCATCACCGTGGACCAAGTGACGGCTGCAGATGGCAACTATGAAGTGCTCTTCTTAGGAACTG ACAAGGGAACGGTTCAGAAAGTCATAGTTCTGCCCAGGGATGATCTGCAGACCGAGGAGCTGGTCCTGGAAGAGGTGGAGGTTTTTAAG GTCCCCACTCCGATTACGACAATGAAGATCTCGTCCAAAAGA CAACAGCTGTACGTGTCGTCTGTGGTCGGACTGACCCAGTTGGCGCTGCACCGGTGCGATGTGTACGGCGAGGCCTGCGCTGACTGCTGCCTGGCCAGAGACCCGTATTGCGCCTGGGACGGCAAGTCCTGCTCCCGCTACTCGGCTTCGCAGAAGA GGTCTGACCCCTTTAGACGGAGCCGGAGGCAGGACGTCAAGTACGGGAACCCCATCCGCCTGTGCCGGGGCTTCAACTCCAATG CCAATAAGAACACCCTGGAGATGGTGCAGTATGGGGTGGAGGGAAGCAGTACCTTCCTGGAGTGTCAGGCCCGTTCGCCACACGCCGTCATCAAATGGCATCTGCAGAGAGATAACAGCGACCGCAGGAAAGAG ATGCGCTCTGACGGCCGGGTTTTGAAGACGGAACAGGGTCTCCTCCTCCGGTCTCTGCAGCCCTCTGACTCCGGCATGTACCAATGTACGGCCACGGAGAAGAACTTCAAGCACTCGCTGGTCAAGCTGCAGCTGGTGGTTCTGTCCAGCCGTGCCGTTAACAACGTGCTGGTTGAGGCGGCAGGAGGACTGGTGCCGTCCTCTCTGCACTCCAGCAGCACCCAGTGGACCGCCAGCGCCGGCCAGTACAAGGACCTGCTGACCATCCTGAGCCAGCCGGAGATGACCCTGATCAATCAGTACTGTCAGGACTACTGGCAGTTCGGAGACCCGCTGCTGGGTGCTCTCAAGGGCAAAGACCTGAAGGAGCTCAAGGAGCAAAAGAAGCCCCGCAACCGCCGGCATCACGGGGAGGGGGAAGAGaacgaggagcaggaggaggtagAGACATGA